The genomic DNA TGTACAACCGGCTGTCCCCCGCGGCCCGCCAGCAGATGCTCGAGGGCGCGCACTTCAGTGAGGTGCCCACCGAGGATGACCCCCAGGCCATCCCGGGCCGGTGGCTCATCAGCTCGCAGGTGGATCTCATCTCCTCGGTGGAGAACGCGGTGTCGGTGCACTCCTTCACGTCCCTGACGTCGCCCGAGTACGTGGGCGCCCGGTCGATGCTCCAGCCGCGCCTGGGCATGGAGCACGAATCGTTTCCCGGGCGGCTGCGCACGCGCCTGGGGGCCTTCCTGGAGCCCTCGCCCTTTCCGGATCGCCCCCTGCGGCCCCACCTGACGGGGGGTTTCGAGCTGTTCCTGGTCCGCTACCTAGACGACTGGGCACTGACGGCGTCCTTCGACGTGTCCCGGCGCTACTCCAACTTCGGTATCTCGGTGGGCTTCTGGCGGTAGCGGTTCAATGAAGCGAGTGCCGCCGCCGGGCCGCCTGACGCTGACCCGGCAGCCGCTGACGTCTCGTGTCCAGATGGGCGGAGCGGGGCGAGCGCGCCGCCGGGGTCGCCACGCCCCCGGCGTCCTCGGGCAGGGGGCGGTCCTCTTCACGCCGATGCGCCGGCTCGCTGAGCAACCGGGAGTCCGGACGCCAGTCGAGGACCAGGATGGCGATCAGCACCATCAACACCACCAGACGTCGCAACGAGGGACTCATCACCCTCCCAACACCGGACGCTCCCGGTCTCAGCCCGCCTGGGTGAGGAACAACGCCAGCTTCTCATGGGCCAGCGCCAGCGCGGGAATGGGCGCGCTCTCGTTGGCCTGGTGGGCCTGGGCCGTCTCCCCGGGACCGAAGTTCACCGCGTCCACGCCGAACTCGGAGAAGCGCGCCACGTCCGTCCACGCCTGCTTGGAGGCGGCGGGCAGGCCCGTGAGCGCCATCAACCGCTGGAAGAGCGGGTTGTCCGCGCACACCCGGCCACTCGGAGCGAGGTCCGTGAAGGACACCTCCGCCGCGTCCCCCACCAGCTCGCGCACCTCCTCCTGCGCCCGGGCCACCGTCTTGCCTGGCGCGAAGCGGTAGTTGAGGTTCAGCTCGAAGGACTCCGGCACCACGTTGCGCGCCCGTCCCCCCGAGGCCTTGGTGATGCTCATCACCTCGTAGAAGGTGAAGCCGCCGTGCGCCACCTCGCGCCGGGGCCGGGTGAGCAGTTGGGCGAGCAGGGGACCCGCCTTGTGGATGGCGTTCTCGCCCTGCCACGGCCTCGCCGAGTGCGCGCTGCGGCCCTGGAAGCGCAGGTTCGCGTGCAGCGTCCCCACGCACCCCACCTGCACCACGCCATCGGTGGGCTCCATGGCGATGCCGAACTTCACCCGCCGCAGCGCCTCGCGCGCGTCGAACAACGGCCCCAGTCCGCTCTCCAGGTAGGGGCCCTCCTCGCGCTCGTAGAGCACCCACACCAGGTTGACCGGCAGCTTCGCGCGGGGCAGGTCCTCCGCCAGCGCCATCATCACCGCCAGCCCCCCCTTCATGTCCGAGGCGCCCAGGCCGAACACCCGCTCGCCCTCGATGCGCGGCTCGCGGTCCTCCGGGTGCGCGGGCACGGTGTCCAGGTGTCCCACGAAGGCCACCGTCGGCCGGGGGTCCTGGAGGTTGCCCAGCACGAACGAGTGCCCCAACCGGAACACCTCGGAGGGAGCGAAATGGGCGCGCGCCCAGCCCTCCACGTGGTCGGCGAGCGCCTTCTCCTCGCCGATGGGGCTGCGGATGCGGCACAGGGCCAGGGTGGACTGCGCGAGGCGGGTGGCGAGGTCGGTCATGCGGAGGGCTCCCGAGGGCCCTCAGTAGAGCAGTCCGTCCTCGGGCTGCAAGGGGGGCGGCAACTCCTTCTCCCCGAGCATCTGCCGCAGGTTGATCTCGATGGTGCGGCAGAGCGCCGTCATGGGCGTGTCGCTGTAGCCATCCTCGAAGGGCGCCTCCACGTCACGGCCCACCGCGTCCATGGCGATGAAGAGGAAGGCGATGACGGCGGTGACGAGGGGCGTGAGCATCCCCAGCTCGGACACCACTCCGAGCGGCAGGAGGACCAGATAGGCACGCACCATGGCGCGCGGCAGCACGTCGTACTGGAGCGGAATGGTCGTGTTCTTGATGCGCTCGCAAGCCCCCAGGATGTTCATCAACTCCCTGAGCGAGCCGTCCAGGATGGTCAGGCGGAGCATGGCCTCGGGGCCGGGCGTCTCGGCGAAGACGCGGCGCAGGCGCGCCGAGGCCCACATGAGGATGGCCGTGGGCACGTTCTGCTCCTCGCGCAGCGCCTCCAGCACGGCCGGGCGGAAGAAGGGCTCGAGCGAGGGGAAGGGATCCTGGCGCCGCAGGTGGTGGCGCAAGGCGTTCACGAAGCCGATCTGCGCGTACACCAGCTCCCGTGCGTCCGAGGTGATGCCCTCCCAGGGGGCCCGGAAGGGCCGCGAGGGGTCGTCGACGACATCCTCCGCGTGCTTCACCTCGGCGGTGTGGGTCGAGCGCATGAGGGTATAGAGGTAGGCCCCCCGCGCCTTGCCGAAGCGGTCGCGCACGGCGCCGTCGCTCGCGCCGAGCGTGACGGCGGGCTTGGGCTCCACCGCCGTGCGCATCAGGGGCGTGGTGGGCGAGGAGGACGTGTTGACCTGCGCGGCGCCCTCGGGGATGGGCAGCAAGGTGAGCACCTGCCGGGCGAAGGTGCGCGACGTGTTCACCAGCGAGCCCCACAACGTGCGCGCTTCCCACCAGCGGTCGTAGGCGGAGTTATTGCGGAAGGTCAGCAGGATGCCGATGGTCGCGGCGAGCACCGTGACGGGCAGCGCCGGGACCGCCAGGAAGGTGACGTCGAACTCCTGGTAGGCCAGCGCCACACAGGTGGCCAGCAGCACGTGAATCACCACGGGCCGGCCCGTGTAACGCAGGACGATCCGCCAGGACAGCTTCCCACCCACAATCATCACCACGCTCCTTGGGGTGGCGTCTCCACCCGCTGCCCTGGCCCGCGCCTACACCGACACCGCGAAGTCGCGCAGTGCCGAATTGAGGCTCGTCTTCTTGTCGGTGCTCTCCTTGCGCTGCCCGATGATGAGCGCGCACGGCACCATGTAGCTGCCCGCCGGGAACTTCTTCTCCTTCATGCCTGGAATCACCACGCTGCGCGCCGGCACGCGGCCCTTGAAGACCTTCTCCTCGGGACCCGAGACATCGATGATGGGCGTGGAGGCCGTGAGCACCACGTTGGCGCCCAGCACCGCCTCCTCCTCCACCACCACGCCCTCGACCACGATGCACCGGCTGCCGATGAAGGCACCGTCCTCGATGATGACGGGCGAGGCCGTGGGCGGCTCGAGCACCCCCCCGAGCCCCACGCCACCGGACAGGTGCACGTTGCGGCCCACCTGCGCGCAACTGCCCACCGTGGCCCAGGTGTCCACCATGGTTCCCGCGCCCACGTACGCGCCGATGTTCACGTAGCCGGGCATCACCACGGCGCCGCGCTCCACGTGCGCCCCGTAGCGCACCACGCCGGGCGGCACCACCCGCACGCCCGCCGCCTCCAGCCCCTTCTTCAACGGAATCTTGTCGAAGAACTCGAAGGGCCCCACCTCCATCACCTTCATCTCGGAGAGGGCGAAGAACAGGAGGATGGCCTCCTTGGCCCAGGCATTCACCTTCCAGCCCTCGGCCGTCTTCTCCGCCACGCGCAACGCGCCGGAGTCGAGCAGCGCGAGCGTCTCGCGCACCGCCGCCGCGTACTCCGCTTCCTTCAGCTTCGCCCGGTCGGCGAATGCCGCGGACACCCTCTGGGACAGACTCTCGATGGAGGACATGGCCGTTCCTTCAAGCATGAAAAGGCCCGGGGCGCACCATCCTCATGAGGGTTCGTGCGGGGG from Melittangium boletus DSM 14713 includes the following:
- a CDS encoding bestrophin family protein — translated: MIVGGKLSWRIVLRYTGRPVVIHVLLATCVALAYQEFDVTFLAVPALPVTVLAATIGILLTFRNNSAYDRWWEARTLWGSLVNTSRTFARQVLTLLPIPEGAAQVNTSSSPTTPLMRTAVEPKPAVTLGASDGAVRDRFGKARGAYLYTLMRSTHTAEVKHAEDVVDDPSRPFRAPWEGITSDARELVYAQIGFVNALRHHLRRQDPFPSLEPFFRPAVLEALREEQNVPTAILMWASARLRRVFAETPGPEAMLRLTILDGSLRELMNILGACERIKNTTIPLQYDVLPRAMVRAYLVLLPLGVVSELGMLTPLVTAVIAFLFIAMDAVGRDVEAPFEDGYSDTPMTALCRTIEINLRQMLGEKELPPPLQPEDGLLY
- the dapE gene encoding succinyl-diaminopimelate desuccinylase; amino-acid sequence: MTDLATRLAQSTLALCRIRSPIGEEKALADHVEGWARAHFAPSEVFRLGHSFVLGNLQDPRPTVAFVGHLDTVPAHPEDREPRIEGERVFGLGASDMKGGLAVMMALAEDLPRAKLPVNLVWVLYEREEGPYLESGLGPLFDAREALRRVKFGIAMEPTDGVVQVGCVGTLHANLRFQGRSAHSARPWQGENAIHKAGPLLAQLLTRPRREVAHGGFTFYEVMSITKASGGRARNVVPESFELNLNYRFAPGKTVARAQEEVRELVGDAAEVSFTDLAPSGRVCADNPLFQRLMALTGLPAASKQAWTDVARFSEFGVDAVNFGPGETAQAHQANESAPIPALALAHEKLALFLTQAG
- a CDS encoding 2,3,4,5-tetrahydropyridine-2,6-dicarboxylate N-succinyltransferase, with the translated sequence MSSIESLSQRVSAAFADRAKLKEAEYAAAVRETLALLDSGALRVAEKTAEGWKVNAWAKEAILLFFALSEMKVMEVGPFEFFDKIPLKKGLEAAGVRVVPPGVVRYGAHVERGAVVMPGYVNIGAYVGAGTMVDTWATVGSCAQVGRNVHLSGGVGLGGVLEPPTASPVIIEDGAFIGSRCIVVEGVVVEEEAVLGANVVLTASTPIIDVSGPEEKVFKGRVPARSVVIPGMKEKKFPAGSYMVPCALIIGQRKESTDKKTSLNSALRDFAVSV